The genomic segment AACAATACACAATATATATAGCAACTAACAGATATCTATATATTGTACCTTAAGTTGGTAGAATCTGTTACGAACTTTGCTATACAAGAGCAGTGGGCTGGGATGGCTGATATACTTATCATAGGGATTATATGAGGCACGACCATCCGGTATTGAGTGACTTGTTTAGTAAAGTAGGGTTGTAGTTGACCAGGGGATACTACCAGCTGCAGCAGGTATGGCATCTGCTCCACACCTGTGTATTAAATACTGTTATGATGACATTCAGGGGTTGTGCCACTTACTCTTAGTACATGATAATGTAGTTGTTGCTAAAATTATagaaaaaataaaaaaaggcTGTAACACCAAATATATCTTACTTTTCTTTCCACCAAGCACATTCCCAATCAATGCATCAAAATAGCCTTCTTCAATTTGTGGCTGCTGAACTGGAAGGATAACCTTTTGTGGAGTCAAATGTTGCATTGCATGCTCAGAGTATCTAagaataaaataaaatacatcATGACAGTATTGCTCTTGTAATAAGCAAGTTACGTTAAGAGTGTGTACTCACTTAATATTTAAAGGTATTGATTTGGTTTCCTGGTCATTTCCGTTCAATTTCAACACATCAACAAACAAGTGGTGCAGCTCCTTTGTGCTGTGAAATGTTCCTTCTCTGTTGTTCTCTGTTATGATTATGTGTTGTTGTTTACCAAGTAGAATATTCTTCACACGTGCGCCATGAATAAATTCGGCAGTAAGTATGTTCTCATGTAGTATAGCAGGATACAACTAAAGCAAATGTGAAATGAACCACTTTTATATATCAGGAACAAACCTGCTTGTAATTTCCAATGTTATTGGTCTCCCTTTGCCATGAAAATAAATAATGAAGATCACTGTCTGTCAAGCAATATTTGTGGTCAGGTTTACAGCCCATTACCTACACAAAATGTTGCTGTAAACTTCAGTAAACCCAGTACTTTCTAATAttcaaaatacatatcataGCACATCTCAAAAATGTGATATAAAGTTTTACAGTGaacagcactgaaggtctgacagcaacatgtgctgcagcctttaaaTTATATATTTTATACACAAATCATACACTCAGTCATGAAAGCTTGACTAGTTGCTATGACACTCACCATTAGTCCAGCATATAACTGGTCAATGATGGTACTGACATTTGAAGCCGTTGTATCTCTGCTAAAGACCAATCTGACTAAATCATAAAGCATTTGCTCCTTAATAGAACTCAGTGTGGAAACATACTCCTGTAACACATAGAAAAAAagataaataattttaaaatgagttCTAACCTGAAAGTTTTCTTGCATGTTGGGTTGCCCATTCACCTATAACAGTTACGGTAGAATAGTTACCATACAATATGCAATATTCATTGTGACTCACAGAGTGTTGATGCATATGCATTTAACACAAATGTATTAACCTCCGATATCATGACATGGAGTGATGTGTTAATGACCAGGTCAATTCCTAACAGTTGATAACAATTCTGGCACCTATATGTGCATTACACACTAAATTCCACTTACTATAACATTATACCTGTATGGTTGGCCTGTGATGGGATCACCTCCTATAGTACCATAGTAAGCTGCAACACTTAGTTCTACTCTTAGTAGCAATTGTACTATTGCAAGTTCCATGTTCTTGAAGACAGCCTCAGCAGCTTGAAGACCCCTTGCAGTCTGAAGATGTTCCTTTAGTTGTGCAAAGCACCATGGATCCCTAGTTGACAGCTACACACAAAACAACTCCGTGTACACATGTGCAGAAGAAGTGTTAACATTCAATACAATTACCCACTACTTACAAGCTGCATGTATCATTTACACTTACAAGCAAGGATGTAGCCAGAATAGGCAAGGTGCACCTATTAGAATAaaggatgttctattagaatttctgagTGCTCTATAGGGGCATCTTGATTTGCTATATACAGACAAAATTTTAAGCTCAGTTTCTTTTTGAGCTGTCTCCACCACTATTATGTAAATAGTAAATGTATTCATGCAGACACTTGttataaacacacatacatactcgATGGTGACTCTTATGTTTATTGGTCCTGAAATACACAATTCCTTCATTGTACATGTAGACTCTCAGTGGAGACATTGAGGTGATCAGTACATATGCTCGGACACTAAATGGCTTATCCACGATGAAGAGTTGGTTGTGAAAGTATTGTTGAATAACACCACCTTGCTGATGAAACCTACACATAGTGTTGGAAAAGTACATTAACTATTGAGCACTACATATAATACAACCTTCGACTTTCTATGTATTTTACATCTCCTGGTTTCTCTAAGTTCACAACACGTGACCTCCATTCAGACCCTGATGATATCGGCTTAACAAAGAAAGTCATTTCATCTTTTCCTGCACTAGTGGCAGTGTTGACAAACTCCTCGTATTGGTGTGGCATCACCCAACAAGTTGGAGCAAGACGGGCTATAGGATGAAGATCTATAATAGAACATTAATGAGACACATTCAAGCTCATGGTAGAAAATGACTAAACAATTGCTTCAAGACAACTTTAATGGTAAACTTATCATTGCCTAACATCTTAAATTCTGTGGACACCAAACAATTTGTTCTGACGTTTAAATCACCCCCCTCCCCGTACTGAATTTTTAAAGGACATACAAGTAATTCTGTGgaatcaattttttttacacgAACTTTTAATTTGGTGGTGATAAGGGAGCCATAAGGACTTCTGTCAAAACATAAACAGCCTTTTATGAATGTAAATATGTAGTATTTAATGTTTTCATGATATATCACAACATGAACCACTAATTGTAAGAGATGCACTGGTGTATATTGTCCATTCTAGCTTAAATGTAAGCTGCACCCAACTTTCTGACACTGTGTCTGAAAACAATTATTTCAAATGCTGCATACAGTACATTATCCAGGTATTTAAAGTAGGAAAGTTGATTGTTACTGTACCATTGACAGGAGAAGTTACTTGACATAAAGCATCTTTCTTTCCCAAGGTCAACCGGATGCCTGGAATGTGTGATATCTGCAACAGCAAAATGAGTAGCATCCACACAGTGTCTTTCAGGTAAATGAAATGCCATGAACATagacaaaataattatagtgattgttctattaggaacAAATGATGGGCTTGTATGTAAATCATTATGCTAACCAGCCACTGTCCATGATGTAAGAATTTCATAGTACAAGACCATGGATTGGTCATTGgcaattgttctattagagtgtatactTAATTAGGATTAGCAACAACACGCCTTAAGTAATGCTTTTAGTAATCGCTAAATGTACATATAAAATAAGCACAGTATGACTGACAAAACGGTAGTGTATAAATTAACATGATAACAGTATAATAATGAACATTGTACCTTCTGATAATGTTTAAGTTTGCTAAACTGGATATCCTGAAAACATTCTCTTGCACCGGAATATGATAGACACAGTAGTGCCCTCCACTTGTCACctatatcatcatcatcatcatataaTGTAAACAAATATTTCTACTACTCTAAGACCAGCTAGTTTTTTCATCTAAAATTATTTAGTGCTgctctgctgctgctgctgctatgaGCACACAATGATTTTATATTGTATCAGCTTTTACAAATAGTTGCTAGGTCCAAATCACACAGGTTGCAATAATACTACCAATGACATTCaggacacactacacaacaaacACCCAAGCAAGTATTTCTTGTCATATaatatacctcttatagtactTTCCATCTCCACACTGTTCAAGACAGAGAAATTGTTCTTAGCAAATGCTCTCCGGTATGATGCAGTATCTCTGCTAATTACACTGTGTATCCCTGTCACAATGACTGATGACATCATATCAACTGGTGGAAGTTGCTGCTTCTCCAGCTACATGATACATTATAGCATAATGCATAAATCTTCCAAACCAACAGAGGATAGAAAAAATAACCTATCTAAATACCTGAACAGATATTGTAACAAGTTTTTCATAGTTAAATTAGTTTACCCTTCCAAGATACACATCTACAGAGTTTGGGTTTGTTCCTTCAGGGCTTTCAATCATTGAGTATATACATAATCACTGCTATAACGCACAATTATATCCCATATACAAACATTACTTGTGAACATGAGTATACATTGTACGACTTGCTGTCAAACTTATAGCAGGCAAATGCACATATtatttattactattattattagcgctttacagtgaccagcactgaaggtctgacagcaacatgtgctgcagccttaggattacctaacctagtttcaaggacttagacctagtgacttgacttactgactgatatgtgaccagatctgcgaaaaggggtcttatagtctttccaattgcatgtacttggcaatctgTAACTtaacttgtgagtatggtaccagcctgaaatttggtcactttaccctcctaacatagcactattcctggatgtaattttaagtcAATAGGtcaaacacatgatgagttatgactcgtgaaacttggaaaggctataagaccccttttcgcagatccagtcacatataaacaAGCTGTATATACCTTGCCAAGGTACAAACGACTAAACAAATTAAAGGTTTTGTAGCACTAACACCAAAATCATTAAccaaaaacactctaatagagcagtcatactaTAGTAAGACATCACTGTAAGCTGATTTTGGGGCTGGTGTGCATTTGTCTCAATGAAGACAGCCCCACAAACTGGGTGCAGCTTTCAAAATGACTAGCATTACAGATACAACATCAAAAGTGGCATCTCAGTGTAGAAACATGATACCCCCCACCTTTTCTAGGTATTGAAGCAATGGGCTTGGTGTGGCAAACTTATCCTGTACTCCATCATAAGACTTGAAACTTGTAATCTGACCAGCTTCAGTGTTAGTAATCTGTTGTACCAGGCTTCCTTGGGTTTCTGTTGAGGCTTCTGTCTGACTCCAGCTCGTTTTATGTCCACCGTCAACTGCTAAACTAGTTCGCCGTGTTGGGATGAGACTGGTTAGTAGCAGACTTGGCTTCCTTGTTGCTGGTACGGTGCTGTGGAGTTTGCTGCTTCGATAATGATGACATCCCAGCAATACAAAGCACACCACGAGGCAGGCGTATAACTTAGTCCTTGTCCTACGTCGCATCGCCAACTTTAAATCAGTTTCATAGCTGGAGTAGAAAAGCACAAATAGCTCGAGTGCTTGTCACGCCTCCTTTGTATTCTATTAAATTCGCACCACACTATGTTGTAGACACTAACAAAATGCCTATGATTTGTGGAGAGAGAATAAAACAACTTTTGCTGCAAAATAATGCATTCTAAATACTGCACTGCATTTGCACGCCATTTCACAGCGCGCGTTAAATAGAAATTATATATTTACATTAGGCGGGGGAAAATATAGGGAAATCCCGAGGATTACGTTAGCAAAGCGAGGCGATCCACGAGCAATATGGCGACGGCGAGGGCGATGGCATAACTTCGAATGTAAGACTTCACGGGGAGTGAACTGAACAATGAGAACAGTGTACCACTGTTTGTATGAAGTGTATTATATGCAATTTAGAATTTTACTTAGTCGCGTGTTGCCTGTCCACTTGAGATTAAAATTCTACAcggtttttttgtttttgtgatGGTATTAATAAGCCTACGGTGATCCGATATGAAAAGTGTGTACGTTTATTGAATATACTTCCCACCTCGGGTACAAGTTCATATGCAACGGATGGGTCTTGGCTATTTCCTATGTGGAAGTATATTATTTGACCTCACTACTTGCAAATGGTGTCACTGtacaagagtccataatagagacTGTTGCTAATCCCTGCAACTAAAAGTGAGTGTGTGATCAGTGATATTAATATTGACAATGGCATGACTACAACACACAATAAAATGGTTGTTTAAAGTGTGGAGACTTTGTACATGAAGTGGGAGCAATTTGCCACAAGCATATTTAATGTGAGGCATATAGACAGCCTTGCGAAAGCATGTATTTGTTTTTTTAGATTTGCTTTTATCCTAGCTATGAGTGTGTTTTGCATTACCcaaaatatgtgacccggtctgcgaaaaggggtcttgtagccttttcaattacatgtatttggcaacctgtaacttgacttgtgaatgtggtatcaccctgaaatttagTCCCCTTATAccccctaacatagcactatagcttggtgtaatatgaaggtaaTAGGGTGAAAACATGAGaattatgattagtcaaacttgacaattggaaaggctataagaccccttttcgcagactgggtcacatatattttaCACCTTATTTACTGCTGAGTTCCATGCTTTTATAGCTATAAACAATGTTCATGTAGATTTCAGTTCGGTTATGACATATTGTCATAGCCTGAGGTGATATACGCCCCAGCTATTTTAGAATTTCCCCTCATAGTGAAGTGACAAGGTGACACTCCACTGTATTGCAATATGCTGCTATTTTGTGTCAACCCTCATGGTTGTATTGCTTATAGAGGATGAAGAAGTTTGACTAACCCTGGTGGTTTATTAAGACAAAATTTGGTAAATCTCTTAAAAATTAATAACCCATTGACTGAAAAATCATGACCTTTGACTTGTTTTAGAACATTTTCATACagttttgtataattatacgAAGTATTTCATTTGGCTTACAGTTTAAATCAGCTCTGTCCATTTATTGCTTCAGTACCAAGTCACAATTGGCTAACTCTATTGCTGTTTGAACAATGTATATGGGACAATGTTACAGTGACAAAACACGTTTTGGCCTTTGTATCACATAACATGGGAGAACTGTGTGGCAGAAAGTGTCTACTGTGTCATCTTTTTGTTTAGGCAGATATGTACTGCATGCCCTATGAGCTCTACCACAGACATTTCCATCATAGGATGTGTTGGTTGGTTTTGTTTTACTTGTCTGTCTGTTTTTCTACAGCATGGAGGCCATTTTaggtattagagtagttcgtgGCCCAGACTGGAGCTGGGGTAATCAAGATGGAGGGGAGGGGTTTGTGGGCACCTTAGTGGAGCTGAAGATGAATCCTCCCTCTGTGGGGAAATCTGCTGGTCACACTGTAGTTGTGGCCTGGGATAATGGAGTGACTTCAAACTATCGAGTTGGATATGATGACAAGTATGATCTTAGAGCTTTAGACAGTGGACCTTCAGGTATaataatgtgtgtgtgcatgtgcgagcgtacatgtgtgtgtaactgtgtatgggtatgcatgtatacatgtgttTGTTGTAGTATGTGCGCGTGTGAAGTCATCAAGTGAGAAgtgtccatgtctcacaaaTTGTAAAGTTCAGGTTAGACTTTGCATGCCCATATACAGTGTATTCACCAATGAGACATGACGTTTCCTGCATGGTACTAAGCATTTGCTTGTAGTATCTGAGTGGTGCATGGGTGGCCCAGTGTGTTTCACTGGGTAGGTGTAGCTGTGTGTATGACAGCTCTTTTGCTGTGTATTTGTGCGTGTATTGTAgcataccgtatttacttggttaaacaccgcACCTCAAATAGTCGCTGCATTTGAATAGTGGCCGCAATGAATGTTTCAATTGTGAGTATAGACACCGCCCTTGAATAAACGTTGCGGCTATTAATCAAGTTTTACGTATAACAGGATTCCATATAGCTTTATAAACATGATGTCCTCTAACAACAAATTCAATGAAACATTCGTGAGTGGCAGCATCTCCCATCATTACATCTTCGtaaattattttaatgcacACCCTTGAATACGTTCGCGCTGTATGGCACAGGTTACCATAAATCACACCGTAAGTACAGAAGACAATTCGCTAAACACGTGGCAAAGTATTTCGAATTTGGCTTTGGATCAAATAGTAGCTGCATGTAATAAGTGCTCAAGTACAATAAACAATAAACGCCGCCCTCGAGTAGTAGCTGCCCTTGAATAGTTGCCGCATCAATTTTGGAGCTTAGGCTAATAGTAGttgtggcatttaaccaagtaaatatggtatatgtaatgtatgtgtactgtgtagtgtacttgtgaccatagataatatacgaacCATCATATATTCGTGgttcgtatattatctatgatgtgaCATAGGGTTCCTGTTTCATACTATCCCACTTTTCAATTGCAGGAATTAAACATGATGGCGTTACATGTGACAGTTGCCGTTGTCAACCAGTGTACGGCATTAGATGGAAATGTGCTAAATGTTATGACTTTGATCTTTGTACCAAATGTTACATGAATGATAAACACAGTCTAGAACATGAGTTTGTAAGGGTTGAAAGAGATTCCTCAGCAAGGTATGCACGTAACGAGCGTACAGTATGGTATGTTTAGTTGATGAGTTTGTGTAAACATATTTAAGGCCCTTTGCCCCTTTCTTAGTGGATTATATTATATAGTGAAGGCATTAATTTATTTTGTAAATTCTTTATGGTTTCTTTAATGTACATTCTTTATAGTGCACACTAATACAATATATTGTTCACACTTGTGTAGGGTGAGGGTACCCATTAGAAGTCAGAGTAAGAAGATTATATCTAAAGGAATGTTTGATGGAGCTGTCGTGGTTAGAGGAAGAGATTGGTCATGGCAAAATCAAGATGGTTtgtatatttatttaccttttGTTAACACCTGAAAGTGTATAGAAATTGTATTGTGACTTTCATGTTCtgtatatttgtgtgtgtacaaaccCTTTTTGTGTTGTCAATTCAGGTTGCCTAGATCTATGGTTTACCTCTAAAACTTACAAACTCTGTCCCCATTATTGAAAACTAGATCTAGTCCCGATTTTCCATTACGTTGAGACAGCTCATACTATATCTGTCAACTTTGTGTAGGTGGTCCTAATAAAAATGGTACTGTCTTGGAGGTGAAAGGATGGGAAGGTGAAACAGATGTAAGTTGTAGCTATAGTCTAGATACCTTATGTACAGATGTATACCAGTCACGCACAACTATTAGAGTTCATACACTTTCCATGTACATATGTTGCATTTGCAAACAGGCACACAAATGATTGAAAGTTTTTGAATGCATATACAtgcgtacacacacacgcacacatacaacaTGCACTACTCATATCTTATCTTTTCTTACTAACTTTCCAGAGAAGTGTTGCAGAGGTTGCATGGATTATGAATGGAGTAACAAACATATACCGGCTAGGACATAAAGGAAAGGTATTATCGCATATAGCAATGTTGCTTTAATATCATATGTACATTCTAACCTGTTTTTGTATGCCTCCTATGTACTTATGCTGTACAAAACAGATCATTGGCTTGATGTTATCTGGTCACTTGTTTTGTACAATGGCAATGGAAACTCTCTAGTTAGGACTCTGGACTCTGGCCATACAGAGGTTCTTCTTTCAAGAGTACCATTGTGTTGAGCTTTGGGGGGTATAAATCTAAAGTCTTTGTTCGTATTAGGAAGGTTCCTTACTATTGGGAGTCCTTTTAAGTGGGGCTGTGCAGTGATTAAGATAATAAGATTATCGAGATAGGTATCAAtacaattatcattatcatggCAGTTTCCATTATTGTGATAATAGTAAATTTTTGCATACTATAGGAACCAATCTACAATACATGAATTACAATCATGAATCACCATTTTCTTGTCACAATTTGCAAGTAGTGTTTTTGATGGAGGGTTTCCATTATGACTAGTGGTGGTTTAGAATGAATTTTCCAAGTGCTTTATATTGGTATTTGAGCAAGTATATATTGTGATAATCGAGATAATGAGTAGCATTATTAAGATACCAGATATTTTATTATCGCACAGCTCTACCTGTAAGAGATGTTCCAAAGACATGTGTCCCAGTTTTGTATGATGTAGGACTGCTCTTTTGTATGTTGTATTAATGTGCTGTAGGTTGACCTGAAGTGCATCACACCTGCTAATGGAGGCTATTTCTATCCTGACCATCTACCAGTATTGGGTacgtgtctgtgtgtgtctgtgtgtgttatTAGTTGTGCATTGTATGGTCACTGTGGACTACCAAGTTTTTGTAACCTCTTGCACAGGTGGCTACATCTGGCATGTCACAAAGTGCCTATTCAGGGATTTTGTTACATTGTTTGACCTTATTACACACAACATTTCATTGTACTAATCATCTTGGGACTATATTGCTAAACTTTCAAGAGAGCTTACACTTATGTTTAAGTCAAAGCagcatacagtatgtagcagATTTGCCTAAATTATCAAATAACAGATTTAGCTTACTTAATTGCAGTGTGTGTATTAATACAGGGGCTGCAGCACCCAAGccagaggtgaccactaaggcAGGACAAGGCTTGCTAGTATCAGGTGATAATGTCCGGATACAACTAGATGTCGACGTCTTCAAGGCTATGCAGGATGGTCATGGTGGATGGAATGAGAGCATGGCTgatgtgagtgttctattagaataatggGTGGGCTTTAATTAGAATGCTATGTCTAGTTTGGATATTTCTGTTATCATCTCACAAGTAAATATCATACATATATGCATCATGCTCGAGGACCAATCAGGGTTATACTTTTTTGCCTACCCTAGTGGGGATAGTATTTTAAGATAttctgaatttccaggtcaAGTGCTATGAAGTACCAGCAGGTCTtagctatatatttttagtCCTTTCACTAGTTTTCACCCAAATAATCTTGTGTGACACCTTAATACACAGAATCCACTGTATGTTACTCTACTTTAATTTTCTGGGGTATGTTTATGAGGTCTGTTTTTGTAGATAATTGGTAGTGTTGGAACTGTACATTCTGTGATGGACTCTGGAGATGTACGGGTGAGATTTGGAAACCGAACATGGACCATCAATCCTGCAGCTCTAGACAAGGTACAGTGCATATGGTTACTATTAAGGATTAAAGTAGCCCTCTTTCAAACTTATGTCACTATGCATACAGGGAACATGGCCTGTGGGTGATTGTGGGCATACCTCAGTTGTAGCTTCACTGACACTTGACTCAATGCAGTATCAT from the Dysidea avara chromosome 13, odDysAvar1.4, whole genome shotgun sequence genome contains:
- the LOC136242775 gene encoding cadherin-like and PC-esterase domain-containing protein 1 isoform X1 codes for the protein MRRRTRTKLYACLVVCFVLLGCHHYRSSKLHSTVPATRKPSLLLTSLIPTRRTSLAVDGGHKTSWSQTEASTETQGSLVQQITNTEAGQITSFKSYDGVQDKFATPSPLLQYLEKLEKQQLPPVDMMSSVIVTGIHSVISRDTASYRRAFAKNNFSVLNSVEMESTIRGDKWRALLCLSYSGARECFQDIQFSKLKHYQKISHIPGIRLTLGKKDALCQVTSPVNDLHPIARLAPTCWVMPHQYEEFVNTATSAGKDEMTFFVKPISSGSEWRSRVVNLEKPGDVKYIESRRFHQQGGVIQQYFHNQLFIVDKPFSVRAYVLITSMSPLRVYMYNEGIVYFRTNKHKSHHRLSTRDPWCFAQLKEHLQTARGLQAAEAVFKNMELAIVQLLLRVELSVAAYYGTIGGDPITGQPYRCQNCYQLLGIDLVINTSLHVMISEVNGQPNMQENFQEYVSTLSSIKEQMLYDLVRLVFSRDTTASNVSTIIDQLYAGLMVMGCKPDHKYCLTDSDLHYLFSWQRETNNIGNYKQLYPAILHENILTAEFIHGARVKNILLGKQQHIIITENNREGTFHSTKELHHLFVDVLKLNGNDQETKSIPLNIKYSEHAMQHLTPQKVILPVQQPQIEEGYFDALIGNVLGGKKTTTTLSCTKSVEQMPYLLQLVVSPGQLQPYFTKQVTQYRMVVPHIIPMISISAIPAHCSCIAKFVTDSTNLRMDIFNQVNWTLSVGDTTVQWLLLDTNQNQPWVINQYTIIITRQSLSLFELHFTTSQPHKVCALTQDCDLMVYQDRPCGLYEMGPDTWQEFQLQHSKKPKCSSGDSSGHWMLPCVQCTKPSTCFWNEAVWTPKSCRHVNLNRDQSRYCTSNKKILMIGDSTCRGIMYYLIEKINGSLQHWTNSHSSITYTINDGTVFSFQYYPQYWVPQHHSPSYEQALDILLKENKPLSNNSGTILIVGGVQWMNYSHIKVTQQILNRADLTGITVIIKGLGSGFSQPSTGIHWVPLEGHRELISLQESLSQSASQLGYHMIDTLSITITRHKHFLYGSCACNFHRVLPLNSSLTKLYSLQTEASNNRTGYHVFGNINAVYSEIVLNVICNSVIND
- the LOC136242775 gene encoding cadherin-like and PC-esterase domain-containing protein 1 isoform X4, encoding MRRRTRTKLYACLVVCFVLLGCHHYRSSKLHSTVPATRKPSLLLTSLIPTRRTSLAVDGGHKTSWSQTEASTETQGSLVQQITNTEAGQITSFKSYDGVQDKFATPSPLLQYLEKLEKQQLPPVDMMSSVIVTGIHSVISRDTASYRRAFAKNNFSVLNSVEMESTIRGDKWRALLCLSYSGARECFQDIQFSKLKHYQKISHIPGIRLTLGKKDALCQVTSPVNDLHPIARLAPTCWVMPHQYEEFVNTATSAGKDEMTFFVKPISSGSEWRSRVVNLEKPGDVKYIESRRFHQQGGVIQQYFHNQLFIVDKPFSVRAYVLITSMSPLRVYMYNEGIVYFRTNKHKSHHRLSTRDPWCFAQLKEHLQTARGLQAAEAVFKNMELAIVQLLLRVELSVAAYYGTIGGDPITGQPYRCQNCYQLLGIDLVINTSLHVMISEVNGQPNMQENFQEYVSTLSSIKEQMLYDLVRLVFSRDTTASNVSTIIDQLYAGLMVMGCKPDHKYCLTDSDLHYLFSWQRETNNIGNYKQLYPAILHENILTAEFIHGARVKNILLGKQQHIIITENNREGTFHSTKELHHLFVDVLKLNGNDQETKSIPLNIKYSEHAMQHLTPQKVILPVQQPQIEEGYFDALIGNVLGGKKTTTTLSCTKSVEQMPYLLQLVVSPGQLQPYFTKQVTQYRMVVPHIIPMISISAIPAHCSCIAKFVTDSTNLRMDIFNQVNWTLSVGDTTVQWLLLDTNQNQPWVINQYTIIITRQSLSLFELHFTTSQPHKVCALTQDCDLMVYQDRPCGLYEMGPDTWQEFQLQHSKKPKCSSGDSSGHWMLPCVQCTKPSTCFWNEAVWTPKSCRHVNLNRDQSRYCTSNKKILMIGDSTCRGIMYYLIEKINGSLQHWTNSHSSITYTINDGTVFSFQYYPQYWVPQHHSPSYEQALDILLKENKPLSNNSGTILIVGGVQWMNYSHIKVTQQILNRSYWDYSDNKRPWFRI
- the LOC136242775 gene encoding cadherin-like and PC-esterase domain-containing protein 1 isoform X3, with amino-acid sequence MRRRTRTKLYACLVVCFVLLGCHHYRSSKLHSTVPATRKPSLLLTSLIPTRRTSLAVDGGHKTSWSQTEASTETQGSLVQQITNTEAGQITSFKSYDGVQDKFATPSPLLQYLEKLEKQQLPPVDMMSSVIVTGIHSVISRDTASYRRAFAKNNFSVLNSVEMESTIRGDKWRALLCLSYSGARECFQDIQFSKLKHYQKISHIPGIRLTLGKKDALCQVTSPVNDLHPIARLAPTCWVMPHQYEEFVNTATSAGKDEMTFFVKPISSGSEWRSRVVNLEKPGDVKYIESRRFHQQGGVIQQYFHNQLFIVDKPFSVRAYVLITSMSPLRVYMYNEGIVYFRTNKHKSHHRLSTRDPWCFAQLKEHLQTARGLQAAEAVFKNMELAIVQLLLRVELSVAAYYGTIGGDPITGQPYRCQNCYQLLGIDLVINTSLHVMISEVNGQPNMQENFQEYVSTLSSIKEQMLYDLVRLVFSRDTTASNVSTIIDQLYAGLMVMGCKPDHKYCLTDSDLHYLFSWQRETNNIGNYKQLYPAILHENILTAEFIHGARVKNILLGKQQHIIITENNREGTFHSTKELHHLFVDVLKLNGNDQETKSIPLNIKYSEHAMQHLTPQKVILPVQQPQIEEGYFDALIGNVLGGKKTTTTLSCTKSVEQMPYLLQLVVSPGQLQPYFTKQVTQYRMVVPHIIPMISISAIPAHCSCIAKFVTDSTNLRMDIFNQVNWTLSVGDTTVQWLLLDTNQNQPWVINQYTIIITRQSLSLFELHFTTSQPHKVCALTQDCDLMVYQDRPCGLYEMGPDTWQEFQLQHSKKPKCSSGDSSGHWMLPCVQCTKPSTCFWNEAVWTPKSCRHVNLNRDQSRYCTSNKKILMIGDSTCRGIMYYLIEKINGSLQHWTNSHSSITYTINDGTVFSFQYYPQYWVPQHHSPSYEQALDILLKENKPLSNNSGTILIVGGVQWMNYSHIKVTQQILNRADLTGITVIIKGLGSGFSQPSTGIHWVPLLCYFW
- the LOC136242775 gene encoding cadherin-like and PC-esterase domain-containing protein 1 isoform X2, whose translation is MRRRTRTKLYACLVVCFVLLGCHHYRSSKLHSTVPATRKPSLLLTSLIPTRRTSLAVDGGHKTSWSQTEASTETQGSLVQQITNTEAGQITSFKSYDGVQDKFATPSPLLQYLEKLEKQQLPPVDMMSSVIVTGIHSVISRDTASYRRAFAKNNFSVLNSVEMESTIRGDKWRALLCLSYSGARECFQDIQFSKLKHYQKISHIPGIRLTLGKKDALCQVTSPVNARLAPTCWVMPHQYEEFVNTATSAGKDEMTFFVKPISSGSEWRSRVVNLEKPGDVKYIESRRFHQQGGVIQQYFHNQLFIVDKPFSVRAYVLITSMSPLRVYMYNEGIVYFRTNKHKSHHRLSTRDPWCFAQLKEHLQTARGLQAAEAVFKNMELAIVQLLLRVELSVAAYYGTIGGDPITGQPYRCQNCYQLLGIDLVINTSLHVMISEVNGQPNMQENFQEYVSTLSSIKEQMLYDLVRLVFSRDTTASNVSTIIDQLYAGLMVMGCKPDHKYCLTDSDLHYLFSWQRETNNIGNYKQLYPAILHENILTAEFIHGARVKNILLGKQQHIIITENNREGTFHSTKELHHLFVDVLKLNGNDQETKSIPLNIKYSEHAMQHLTPQKVILPVQQPQIEEGYFDALIGNVLGGKKTTTTLSCTKSVEQMPYLLQLVVSPGQLQPYFTKQVTQYRMVVPHIIPMISISAIPAHCSCIAKFVTDSTNLRMDIFNQVNWTLSVGDTTVQWLLLDTNQNQPWVINQYTIIITRQSLSLFELHFTTSQPHKVCALTQDCDLMVYQDRPCGLYEMGPDTWQEFQLQHSKKPKCSSGDSSGHWMLPCVQCTKPSTCFWNEAVWTPKSCRHVNLNRDQSRYCTSNKKILMIGDSTCRGIMYYLIEKINGSLQHWTNSHSSITYTINDGTVFSFQYYPQYWVPQHHSPSYEQALDILLKENKPLSNNSGTILIVGGVQWMNYSHIKVTQQILNRADLTGITVIIKGLGSGFSQPSTGIHWVPLEGHRELISLQESLSQSASQLGYHMIDTLSITITRHKHFLYGSCACNFHRVLPLNSSLTKLYSLQTEASNNRTGYHVFGNINAVYSEIVLNVICNSVIND